One segment of Mycolicibacterium sp. YH-1 DNA contains the following:
- a CDS encoding cell division protein SepF, whose translation MSTLHKVKAYFGMAPMDDYDDEYYEDDERSSRGAYPRRPRDERFEDDSYGRMDARGYDDRMGGREFEREFGRDMEPAPAGYRGGYGEDESFRGRREFERPRFNTLRGATRGAVAMEPRRMAELFEAGSPLAKITTLRPKDYSEARTIGERFRDGTPVIMDLVSMDNADAKRLVDFAAGLAFALRGSFDKVATKVFLLSPSGTDVSAEERKRIAEAGFYAYQ comes from the coding sequence ATGAGCACACTTCACAAGGTCAAGGCCTACTTCGGTATGGCGCCCATGGACGACTATGACGACGAGTACTACGAGGACGACGAGCGTTCGTCGCGCGGGGCATACCCGCGCCGGCCGCGCGACGAGCGCTTCGAAGACGACTCGTACGGTCGTATGGACGCTAGGGGTTATGACGACCGTATGGGCGGACGCGAGTTCGAGCGAGAGTTCGGCCGCGACATGGAGCCCGCGCCAGCTGGCTACCGCGGCGGCTACGGCGAAGACGAGTCGTTCCGCGGCCGTCGCGAGTTCGAGCGGCCCCGCTTCAACACGCTGCGCGGTGCCACCCGTGGAGCGGTCGCCATGGAGCCGCGCCGGATGGCCGAACTGTTCGAGGCGGGCAGCCCGCTGGCCAAGATCACCACGTTGCGTCCGAAGGATTACAGCGAGGCCCGCACCATTGGCGAGCGCTTCCGTGACGGCACTCCGGTGATCATGGATCTGGTGTCGATGGACAACGCCGACGCCAAGCGGCTCGTCGACTTTGCCGCCGGGCTGGCATTCGCCCTGCGGGGATCTTTCGACAAGGTCGCCACCAAGGTGTTTCTGCTGTCGCCATCGGGCACCGACGTCAGCGCTGAGGAGCGCAAGCGGATCGCCGAGGCCGGCTTCTACGCCTATCAGTAG
- a CDS encoding YggT family protein has product MALFFEILGFALFLFWLLLIARVVVEFIRSFSRDWQPTGFTVVVLEIILSLTDPPVKLLRRLIPQLTIGAVRFDLSIMVLLLLAFIGMQMAFGAAA; this is encoded by the coding sequence TTGGCGCTGTTCTTCGAGATTCTGGGCTTCGCGCTGTTTCTCTTCTGGTTGTTGCTCATCGCTCGAGTCGTGGTCGAGTTCATCCGGTCCTTCAGTAGGGACTGGCAGCCGACGGGCTTCACGGTCGTTGTCCTCGAGATCATCCTGTCGTTGACCGACCCGCCGGTGAAATTGCTGCGTCGACTGATTCCGCAGCTCACGATAGGTGCGGTGCGATTCGACCTGTCGATCATGGTGCTGTTGCTGTTGGCGTTCATCGGCATGCAGATGGCCTTCGGCGCTGCGGCCTGA
- a CDS encoding DivIVA domain-containing protein — protein sequence MPLTPADVHNVAFSKPPIGKRGYNEDEVDAFLDLVENELSRLIEENADLRQRVSELDQEVAAARAGGGVQATQTIPSYQQPEPEPEPEPVAPAQPAFVAPAPVSEESHIKAAKILGLAQDTADRLTGTAKAESDKMLSDARAQADAMVTEARQTAETTVSEAKQRADAMLLDAQTRSEAQLRQAQEKADALQADAERKHSEIMGTINQQRTVLEGRLEQLRTFEREYRTRLKTYLESQLEELGQRGSAAPVDSTANNDGGFNQFNRGNN from the coding sequence ATGCCGCTCACACCCGCCGACGTTCATAATGTCGCGTTCAGCAAGCCACCGATCGGCAAACGTGGCTACAACGAGGACGAAGTCGATGCATTCCTCGATCTCGTTGAGAACGAACTCAGCCGGCTGATTGAGGAGAACGCCGATCTTCGCCAGCGAGTCAGCGAACTGGATCAGGAGGTGGCGGCTGCGCGCGCAGGCGGTGGCGTGCAGGCCACGCAGACGATCCCGTCCTACCAGCAGCCCGAACCCGAGCCTGAGCCGGAGCCGGTCGCGCCCGCACAGCCTGCCTTCGTGGCACCCGCGCCGGTCAGCGAGGAGTCGCACATCAAGGCGGCCAAGATCCTCGGCCTGGCACAGGACACCGCGGACCGCTTGACCGGAACGGCCAAGGCCGAGTCGGACAAGATGCTGTCGGACGCCCGCGCGCAGGCCGACGCCATGGTCACCGAGGCCCGGCAGACCGCCGAGACCACCGTCTCCGAGGCGAAGCAGCGTGCGGACGCGATGCTGCTCGACGCGCAGACGCGGTCGGAGGCCCAACTCCGGCAGGCACAGGAGAAGGCCGACGCCCTTCAGGCGGACGCCGAGCGCAAGCACTCCGAGATCATGGGCACCATCAACCAGCAGCGGACGGTCCTCGAGGGTCGTCTCGAGCAGTTGCGGACATTCGAGCGCGAATACCGCACCCGGCTCAAGACCTACCTCGAGTCGCAGCTCGAGGAGCTGGGTCAGCGTGGCTCGGCGGCACCGGTCGACTCGACCGCCAACAATGACGGTGGCTTCAACCAGTTCAACCGGGGCAACAACTAA
- a CDS encoding phosphoribosyltransferase — MSATRRTFRDRGEAGRALAALLTAYRGRDDVVVLGLARGGVPVGWEVAADLHAPLDVFLVRKLGVPNWAELAMGAIASGGEVVLNDDVIRRLRISAAELEDIIDRETQELHRRESAYRGDRGQRSLPGKMVIVVDDGIATGASMKVAVRAIRSAGPAGIVVAVPVAPHSVCRELAAEVDDVFCATSPASFDAVGQVYDDFHQVSDDEVRDALERPTSDVR, encoded by the coding sequence ATGTCAGCCACCCGGAGAACGTTCCGGGACCGCGGGGAAGCCGGCCGGGCGCTGGCCGCACTTCTCACGGCCTATCGCGGCCGCGATGACGTGGTGGTGCTGGGGCTCGCGCGCGGCGGGGTTCCTGTCGGATGGGAGGTCGCGGCCGACCTGCATGCCCCACTCGACGTCTTTCTGGTGCGCAAGCTGGGCGTTCCCAATTGGGCCGAACTCGCGATGGGTGCCATCGCCAGCGGCGGCGAGGTAGTTCTCAATGACGACGTGATACGCCGTCTGCGGATCTCTGCGGCCGAGCTGGAGGACATCATCGACCGGGAGACTCAGGAGTTGCATCGACGGGAGTCGGCCTACCGGGGCGATCGGGGCCAGCGGAGTCTGCCCGGCAAGATGGTGATCGTGGTCGATGACGGGATCGCCACCGGCGCGAGTATGAAGGTGGCGGTGCGTGCGATCCGCTCGGCAGGGCCGGCGGGCATCGTGGTCGCGGTGCCGGTGGCACCTCATTCGGTGTGCCGTGAACTCGCCGCCGAGGTCGACGACGTGTTCTGCGCGACGTCTCCCGCCTCATTCGACGCCGTCGGGCAGGTCTACGACGACTTCCACCAGGTCTCCGACGACGAGGTCAGAGACGCACTGGAGCGTCCGACGAGCGACGTGCGCTAA
- a CDS encoding TIGR01777 family oxidoreductase has translation MGIEYDSIVDHPRDDVFAWHTRPGAMRRLVPPWQPMRVVSETDSLADGRAVLALPGGLRWVAQHEPAEFDPPRRFVDVLTSSGVRSLPPRVIGRWRHTHDFTDGPAAGTTRVHDTVDTTVPGAALRSTFVYRHRQLADDLAAHRDAAAMGTGPLTVAMTGATGLVGTALSALLSTGGHRVIRLVRHDPTGAGERRWDPRSPTPDLLAGVDAVVHLAGESIAGRFTAAHRAAIRDSRVDPTRRLAQCAARTPDGPRVFVSASAIGYYGFDRGDEPLTEDGSRGQGFLADVVADWEEATAPASAAGLRVVTVRTGIVQAADGGTLKLLRPLFAAGLGGRLGSGRQWTSWIGLDDLLDVYYRAVYDERLVGPVNAVSPNPVRNTEYTKALAGVMHRPALIPVPALGPRLLLGAQGARELAEASQRVIPDKLAALGHRFRQPEVSDALAHQLGQG, from the coding sequence GTGGGAATCGAGTACGACAGCATCGTCGATCATCCGCGCGACGACGTGTTCGCGTGGCACACGCGACCCGGCGCGATGCGGCGTCTGGTCCCGCCCTGGCAGCCGATGCGGGTGGTCAGTGAAACCGACTCGCTGGCCGACGGACGCGCGGTTCTCGCTCTGCCCGGCGGATTGCGGTGGGTGGCCCAGCACGAGCCCGCTGAGTTCGACCCGCCACGGCGGTTCGTTGACGTGCTCACCTCGTCGGGTGTGCGGTCGCTACCGCCACGGGTGATCGGTCGATGGCGGCACACGCATGACTTCACCGACGGTCCCGCCGCCGGCACCACCCGGGTGCACGACACCGTCGACACCACGGTGCCGGGTGCGGCCCTGCGCTCGACCTTCGTCTATCGCCATCGTCAGTTGGCCGATGATCTGGCCGCGCACCGTGACGCCGCCGCGATGGGTACCGGTCCGCTGACTGTCGCGATGACGGGGGCCACGGGTCTGGTCGGCACCGCTCTGTCGGCACTGTTGAGCACCGGCGGCCACCGGGTCATCCGGCTGGTGCGTCACGACCCGACCGGTGCCGGAGAGCGACGCTGGGATCCGCGCTCGCCCACACCGGATCTGCTGGCCGGGGTGGACGCCGTTGTGCACCTGGCGGGCGAGTCGATCGCGGGACGGTTCACCGCGGCGCACCGAGCGGCGATCCGCGACAGCCGCGTTGACCCGACCCGCAGGCTGGCGCAGTGCGCGGCCCGCACACCCGACGGCCCGCGGGTCTTCGTGAGCGCCTCAGCCATCGGCTATTACGGCTTCGACCGCGGTGACGAGCCGCTGACCGAGGATGGCTCGCGCGGCCAGGGATTCCTCGCCGATGTGGTCGCTGACTGGGAGGAGGCGACCGCCCCGGCCTCCGCCGCTGGTCTGCGCGTCGTCACCGTCCGGACCGGGATCGTGCAGGCTGCCGACGGCGGCACGCTTAAGCTCTTGCGCCCCCTGTTCGCGGCCGGTCTCGGTGGGCGACTGGGCAGCGGTCGGCAGTGGACGTCCTGGATCGGGCTGGACGACCTGCTCGACGTGTACTACCGCGCCGTGTACGACGAGCGGCTCGTCGGGCCGGTCAACGCCGTGTCGCCGAACCCGGTGCGCAACACCGAGTACACCAAGGCGCTGGCCGGGGTGATGCACCGGCCTGCGCTGATCCCGGTCCCAGCCCTCGGGCCGCGGCTACTGCTTGGCGCGCAGGGCGCCCGCGAACTCGCCGAGGCCAGTCAGCGCGTGATCCCTGACAAGCTCGCGGCGCTGGGCCATCGGTTCCGTCAGCCCGAGGTCAGCGACGCGCTGGCTCATCAGCTGGGGCAGGGCTGA
- a CDS encoding type 1 glutamine amidotransferase — protein MTRTVLFIRNEHLATEAMLGEAFDECGYEIATFDVVPSDRVDSPDVEVTFPDPRNYDVIVPLGARWPVYDETLRRGWVGAEMAMLRDAATAGVATLGVCFGGQLLAQAFGGSVARSDVPEIGWYDVQTDDDELIPAGQWFQWHFDRWTVPPGATEIARTANSSQAFVLGRALALQFHPELDEALLDLWLDVDRDGDVESLGLTADRLREATRDLRPDVAPRIRRLVRAFSERIVAQPCPS, from the coding sequence ATGACCCGCACCGTTCTCTTCATTCGCAACGAACACCTGGCCACCGAGGCGATGCTGGGCGAGGCGTTCGACGAATGCGGTTATGAGATAGCCACATTCGATGTCGTCCCGAGCGATCGGGTCGACTCCCCCGACGTCGAGGTCACATTTCCCGACCCCCGCAACTACGACGTCATCGTCCCCCTCGGTGCGCGGTGGCCGGTCTATGACGAGACGCTGCGCCGCGGGTGGGTCGGCGCGGAGATGGCGATGCTGCGCGATGCGGCCACGGCGGGCGTCGCCACGCTGGGCGTCTGCTTCGGCGGACAGCTGCTCGCGCAGGCGTTCGGTGGCTCCGTGGCACGGTCCGATGTCCCCGAGATCGGCTGGTACGACGTGCAGACCGACGATGACGAGCTGATTCCCGCCGGTCAGTGGTTCCAGTGGCACTTCGACCGGTGGACGGTGCCGCCCGGTGCGACCGAGATCGCCAGGACCGCGAACTCGTCGCAGGCGTTCGTCCTCGGGCGGGCACTTGCCCTGCAGTTCCATCCCGAACTCGACGAGGCGCTGCTCGACCTGTGGCTCGACGTCGATCGTGACGGCGACGTCGAGTCCCTCGGGCTTACCGCGGATCGGCTACGCGAAGCCACCCGCGACCTGCGGCCCGACGTGGCACCCCGTATCCGACGCCTGGTGCGCGCATTCTCCGAGAGGATCGTCGCTCAGCCCTGCCCCAGCTGA
- a CDS encoding serine hydrolase domain-containing protein — translation MLTRLLAALSTVALIASCAPAANRSESPTPSADTSRSDAVMRIVDDVMKQEHLKAVIIRVTENGREVLTRASGESMTGVPATPAMHFRNGAVAISYVSTLLLRLVDQGKVSLDDKLSTWLPDVPHSDQVTLGQLAQMTSGYHDYVIGNTEFIDASYQDPFRQWEPEQLLGFATSKPLLYEPGTNWNYAHTNYVLLGRALEKATGEQMPKLLDDEVLEPLGLTNTANSFTPEIPAPALHAYTSERRETLQIPSGTPFYEESTFWNPSWTITDGAIQTTNIYDMEASAAGIGSGKLLSKKSHELMVSRDLLGKTHAQPGCATCGPMTDFYTYGMGIVTSGDWLLQNPLFSGEAGVMAYLPSKKIAIAIAVTYLPEAFDEQGNYVNAADTLFRRVGAELAPDDAPPTPPR, via the coding sequence ATGCTCACCCGCCTGCTCGCTGCGCTCAGCACTGTCGCACTCATCGCGTCCTGTGCACCCGCCGCGAATCGCTCGGAATCGCCCACGCCCAGCGCCGACACGTCGCGGTCCGACGCGGTGATGCGCATCGTCGATGACGTCATGAAGCAGGAGCACCTCAAGGCCGTGATCATTCGGGTGACCGAGAACGGCCGCGAGGTGCTCACCCGCGCCTCCGGTGAGTCGATGACCGGCGTGCCCGCCACTCCGGCCATGCACTTCCGCAACGGTGCCGTTGCCATCTCCTATGTGTCGACGCTGCTGCTGCGACTGGTCGATCAGGGCAAGGTCAGCCTCGACGACAAGCTCTCCACGTGGCTGCCGGACGTCCCGCACTCCGATCAGGTGACGCTGGGCCAGCTCGCGCAGATGACATCCGGCTACCACGACTACGTCATCGGCAACACCGAGTTCATCGACGCGTCGTACCAGGATCCGTTCCGCCAGTGGGAACCCGAGCAGCTGCTCGGGTTCGCGACGTCCAAACCGCTGCTGTATGAGCCCGGAACCAACTGGAACTACGCACACACCAACTACGTCCTGCTCGGCAGGGCGTTGGAGAAGGCGACTGGCGAGCAGATGCCCAAGCTGCTCGACGACGAGGTACTCGAGCCGCTCGGGCTGACCAACACCGCGAACTCCTTCACACCGGAGATCCCCGCGCCCGCCCTGCACGCCTACACCAGCGAACGTCGCGAGACGCTTCAGATCCCCAGCGGCACACCGTTCTACGAGGAGTCCACCTTCTGGAACCCCTCATGGACCATCACGGACGGCGCGATCCAGACCACGAATATCTACGATATGGAGGCCAGTGCGGCGGGCATCGGGTCCGGCAAACTGCTGTCGAAGAAGTCCCATGAGCTGATGGTGTCGCGCGACCTGCTTGGCAAGACGCATGCACAACCAGGCTGCGCGACGTGTGGTCCGATGACCGATTTCTACACCTACGGTATGGGCATCGTGACATCTGGCGACTGGCTGCTGCAGAATCCATTGTTCTCGGGCGAGGCCGGGGTCATGGCCTACCTCCCGTCGAAGAAGATCGCCATCGCCATCGCCGTGACGTATCTGCCCGAGGCTTTCGACGAACAGGGCAACTACGTCAACGCCGCCGACACGCTGTTCCGCAGGGTCGGCGCCGAACTCGCGCCCGATGACGCCCCACCGACCCCACCCCGGTGA